A portion of the Pectobacterium brasiliense genome contains these proteins:
- a CDS encoding DUF1971 domain-containing protein, translating into MERIVIPANYVHTRTTPFWTKETAPASIWKRHLDAGTRQGVYPRLCVMQGTIRYYGYADETSSEPVETLTIEAGQFGVFPPEKWHRIEALSDDTLFNVDFYVDPKILIEG; encoded by the coding sequence ATGGAACGAATTGTTATACCAGCGAATTATGTTCATACCCGTACAACACCTTTCTGGACAAAAGAAACAGCCCCAGCGTCTATCTGGAAGCGCCATTTGGATGCAGGGACGCGGCAAGGCGTTTACCCGCGCTTGTGCGTAATGCAAGGGACGATTCGTTATTATGGCTACGCGGATGAGACAAGCTCTGAACCCGTCGAAACGCTAACTATCGAAGCCGGACAATTTGGCGTATTCCCCCCAGAAAAATGGCACAGAATCGAAGCGTTATCTGATGATACGCTATTTAACGTGGACTTTTATGTCGATCCAAAAATTTTGATAGAAGGTTGA
- a CDS encoding LysR family transcriptional regulator — protein sequence MDRITAMKVFVTVVTHKSQTAAAERLDMSRAMVTRYLAELESWLGARLMHRTTRRFGLTPTGEACLLQCKEVLNRIELLEAESKVDETEPNGLLRITASSWLWQTHLSSALTAYMARYPAVKIDLILGEQRLNLVEDSIDLAIRITSDLEPGLIAKKFATCHTVICASAAYLTRNGTPEHPSDLTAHNCLTHVYSTKFEWQFRHQNELYSVPISGSLSTNEGNVLMDVALQGMGIAKLPLYLAAPHLENGSLIHLLPDYKSHEMGIYGVYTSRQFMSKALRALLDFLSAYFDMPKRQIM from the coding sequence ATGGACCGGATTACTGCGATGAAGGTTTTTGTGACAGTCGTAACGCACAAAAGCCAGACCGCCGCCGCAGAGCGACTCGATATGTCGCGGGCAATGGTTACGCGGTACTTGGCCGAGCTGGAAAGTTGGCTGGGTGCAAGGTTAATGCACCGAACAACACGTCGCTTTGGCCTGACTCCAACCGGAGAGGCCTGTCTATTACAGTGTAAAGAGGTTTTGAACCGCATTGAGTTGCTCGAAGCCGAGTCAAAAGTTGATGAAACTGAACCCAATGGGCTGTTACGCATCACCGCCAGTAGCTGGTTATGGCAAACGCATCTTTCTTCAGCTCTGACAGCCTATATGGCGCGTTATCCTGCTGTTAAAATTGACTTAATATTGGGAGAACAGCGCCTTAATCTGGTAGAAGACAGTATCGATCTGGCCATACGAATAACCAGCGATCTTGAGCCAGGCCTAATTGCTAAAAAATTTGCCACCTGCCATACCGTAATTTGTGCCTCTGCTGCCTATCTGACGCGAAACGGAACCCCTGAGCATCCTTCAGATCTTACGGCACATAACTGTCTTACCCATGTTTATTCCACTAAGTTTGAATGGCAATTTCGTCACCAGAACGAATTATACAGTGTGCCGATTAGCGGTAGTCTTTCCACGAACGAAGGTAATGTATTGATGGATGTGGCACTGCAAGGAATGGGTATCGCAAAGCTGCCTTTGTACCTTGCGGCACCCCATCTGGAAAACGGTTCGCTGATTCACCTCCTTCCAGACTACAAATCTCATGAAATGGGTATCTATGGGGTTTACACGTCAAGACAATTCATGTCGAAAGCACTACGCGCATTGCTGGATTTTCTTTCCGCTTATTTTGATATGCCGAAGCGTCAAATAATGTAG
- a CDS encoding DUF1348 family protein has translation MESRCTLRHKTASYTSNIQKCVTPTDGHRPPFTLEGAQEKIRLAEDVWNARNPERVSLAYTHHSFWRNRGEFIVRRDEAVLLVVKRHLGVTPLSNQSDPMAKQHYLHQR, from the coding sequence ATCGAATCGAGATGCACTTTACGGCATAAGACGGCTTCGTACACATCTAACATTCAGAAATGCGTAACCCCGACAGACGGGCATCGCCCACCATTCACCCTTGAAGGTGCTCAGGAAAAAATCCGCCTTGCGGAAGATGTCTGGAATGCACGTAATCCAGAGCGTGTTTCGCTTGCTTACACCCATCATTCATTCTGGCGAAACCGAGGAGAGTTTATCGTCAGGCGTGACGAAGCGGTTCTTTTAGTCGTTAAGAGGCATTTGGGGGTCACTCCATTATCGAACCAGAGTGACCCCATGGCTAAACAGCATTACCTTCATCAGCGATGA
- a CDS encoding NAD(P)-dependent oxidoreductase has translation MKIALVAPTGKIGSEIAKEALRKGHELIGIVRTPRNAPEALKAVEFKVVDIFDTHAFAEAIKGADVLASAYGAHGDHIDTVTEAAKAIVSAARVAGIKRVIVVGGAGSLEVAPGSKLVDAPYFPEDYRPYGQAHDRAFQIINKASDLEWTFFSPAAEIGPGAKIGHYHVAAKTLQKDTKGQSSISYPDYAEAFVAEIENGNYVKNIMTVAYK, from the coding sequence ATGAAAATTGCACTCGTAGCGCCTACCGGTAAAATTGGGTCTGAAATTGCCAAAGAAGCACTCCGTAAGGGGCATGAGCTCATTGGTATTGTCCGCACTCCCCGAAATGCACCGGAAGCACTGAAGGCTGTTGAATTTAAAGTCGTTGATATATTTGATACACACGCTTTCGCTGAAGCAATCAAAGGGGCTGATGTCCTCGCAAGTGCTTATGGAGCACATGGCGATCATATTGATACTGTTACTGAAGCGGCGAAAGCGATTGTGTCGGCTGCACGGGTAGCGGGCATAAAGCGTGTCATTGTTGTTGGTGGTGCTGGCAGCCTTGAGGTTGCACCGGGTTCTAAACTGGTTGATGCACCTTATTTTCCTGAAGACTACAGGCCATACGGCCAGGCACACGACAGAGCCTTCCAGATTATCAATAAAGCAAGCGATCTGGAGTGGACATTCTTCTCACCAGCAGCAGAAATCGGGCCGGGTGCCAAGATAGGTCATTATCATGTCGCCGCTAAAACACTGCAAAAAGATACGAAGGGTCAGAGTAGTATTTCTTATCCTGACTATGCTGAAGCTTTTGTCGCAGAAATTGAAAATGGCAACTACGTCAAAAATATTATGACGGTTGCCTATAAATAA
- a CDS encoding DUF1869 domain-containing protein — translation MTSENKGYSLTLLNRENNEKKEKVYLKPMAFYVPDFAAGAVVELLNELPSTGENKKGFLLTVTNNNNGVSVDKDLATIEELKDKTISAEAVKELVNIVRGYDADEDTNVCGW, via the coding sequence ATGACAAGTGAAAATAAAGGCTATTCATTAACACTGTTGAACCGCGAAAATAATGAAAAAAAAGAAAAAGTTTATCTTAAACCGATGGCTTTTTATGTGCCAGATTTCGCTGCAGGTGCAGTCGTGGAATTACTCAACGAGCTACCTTCAACCGGTGAAAATAAAAAAGGATTTTTGCTGACGGTCACGAACAATAATAACGGCGTGTCCGTTGATAAAGATCTCGCTACGATCGAAGAATTAAAAGACAAGACGATTTCAGCTGAAGCAGTAAAAGAGTTGGTTAATATCGTACGTGGCTACGATGCGGATGAAGACACTAACGTCTGCGGCTGGTAA
- a CDS encoding flavin reductase family protein, whose amino-acid sequence MKKNVKLSSFYYGFPVFLVTTIDNDNGEVNVASISSSISLGDKIIIGVTKGSKTYSNLLSGSDVVINIPDYKLWEKVEELGKLTGSDTLSEGQIKWGVQVCHDKFSKVGLHTEASTDITPPRVIECPIQAECKTVSTTDKGRFILVELDIVNVWVESELLGAGDVVDSSKWKPLIYNFREYDTTGDALGFNFKYGH is encoded by the coding sequence ATGAAAAAGAACGTAAAACTCAGTTCATTTTATTATGGTTTCCCCGTTTTCCTTGTTACGACGATTGATAATGACAATGGAGAGGTCAATGTCGCTTCTATATCGTCGTCAATTTCTCTCGGCGATAAAATTATTATTGGTGTTACGAAAGGAAGTAAAACCTACAGTAATTTATTATCTGGATCTGATGTTGTCATCAATATTCCGGATTACAAACTGTGGGAGAAAGTTGAAGAACTGGGTAAGTTGACTGGAAGCGATACGTTGTCTGAAGGTCAGATTAAATGGGGCGTTCAGGTCTGCCACGATAAATTCTCCAAAGTCGGTCTTCACACTGAAGCCTCTACCGATATTACACCGCCTCGGGTGATTGAATGTCCTATCCAGGCGGAATGTAAAACCGTAAGCACGACGGACAAAGGTCGTTTTATTCTTGTCGAACTGGATATTGTTAATGTCTGGGTGGAGAGTGAACTATTAGGAGCAGGTGATGTTGTTGATTCATCAAAATGGAAGCCGCTGATCTACAACTTCCGCGAATACGACACCACGGGTGATGCATTAGGTTTTAATTTTAAATACGGACATTAA
- a CDS encoding cyclic peptide export ABC transporter → MKTSTTKKPAIQLLLSLLFDSRWILAIATIASVTNGISSVLLITLINKALLTHTDDYAPLAWYFAILTVLAIACRILSGVIFARLSQGTMAKMRELISSRVARAPFRQIEELGASRAQSIITDDSTNVSLLFFTLPNIVMQGSIVIGCLGYLAWLSLPIFFLALAIVVIGSLGYSLGGSTAFTSLRAAGQAQDRLFTHFNALFSGAKELKLHVYRAHAFLNQSLGKEIDAVRKNRTRAFGVYAFGVGWILFLFYSFLGLVIFSPTVIPGLESTALAGYVIVFLFMLMPLEGLLNSVPTLNSARVSLRRISAILSELDERDAIDHTVSAHEFGNAETIRLSGVLHSYYREKEDRVFQLGPIDMTLRRGEITFLIGGNGSGKTTLAKLLIGLYTPESGTITVDGHEVVDSNRANYRQLFSAVFSDFHLFESLIGLNDTDSTLDTRANALLAKLHLEHKVTVENGYFSTRNLSQGQRKRLALVVTYLEDRPFYLFDEWAADQDPLFKRVFYQELLPELAARGKAVLAITHDDRFFHLADHCIKLENGRLIADEGNAV, encoded by the coding sequence ATGAAAACGTCGACGACCAAAAAACCAGCGATACAGCTTTTACTCTCACTCCTGTTCGATTCACGATGGATACTGGCGATTGCCACAATAGCCAGCGTCACCAATGGCATTTCCAGCGTTTTACTGATTACCTTAATCAACAAAGCGCTGCTGACACACACCGATGACTATGCACCGCTCGCCTGGTATTTTGCCATATTGACTGTCCTGGCAATTGCCTGCCGTATTCTCAGCGGCGTCATTTTTGCCAGACTGAGCCAGGGAACCATGGCGAAAATGCGCGAACTTATTTCAAGCCGCGTGGCTCGTGCGCCCTTCCGTCAGATAGAAGAACTGGGTGCCTCGCGTGCGCAGTCGATCATCACAGATGACTCCACCAATGTCTCGCTCTTGTTTTTCACGCTACCGAACATTGTGATGCAAGGTTCTATCGTCATCGGCTGTCTGGGATACCTTGCCTGGCTATCGCTCCCTATCTTCTTTTTAGCGCTGGCAATTGTTGTCATTGGCTCGCTGGGCTACAGCCTGGGTGGAAGTACGGCGTTCACCTCTCTGAGAGCCGCTGGACAGGCACAGGATCGCTTGTTTACCCACTTTAATGCGCTATTTTCTGGAGCAAAAGAGCTCAAATTACACGTCTACCGCGCACACGCATTTCTCAATCAGTCACTTGGTAAAGAAATCGACGCCGTACGCAAAAATCGTACCCGCGCCTTCGGTGTTTATGCTTTCGGCGTTGGCTGGATTCTCTTTCTGTTCTACAGCTTCCTTGGTCTGGTCATTTTTTCTCCCACCGTAATACCCGGGCTTGAATCAACCGCGCTGGCAGGCTACGTCATCGTATTTTTATTCATGCTGATGCCGCTGGAAGGATTACTCAATAGCGTTCCAACGTTAAATTCTGCCCGCGTCTCATTACGAAGAATTAGCGCGATATTATCTGAGCTGGACGAGCGCGACGCCATCGATCATACCGTCTCCGCACATGAATTTGGCAATGCAGAAACTATCCGTCTGTCCGGTGTCCTCCATAGCTATTACCGTGAGAAAGAGGACCGCGTGTTTCAGCTAGGGCCTATTGATATGACGCTCAGGAGGGGGGAAATTACGTTTCTGATTGGCGGCAACGGAAGCGGAAAAACGACACTTGCCAAACTGCTGATCGGCCTATATACGCCGGAAAGCGGCACCATTACCGTTGACGGTCACGAGGTCGTTGACAGTAATCGAGCCAACTATCGACAACTGTTCTCCGCCGTATTCTCTGACTTCCACCTTTTTGAATCACTGATTGGGTTGAATGATACCGACTCAACGCTGGACACTCGCGCTAATGCGCTGCTGGCCAAACTGCATCTGGAACATAAGGTCACGGTAGAAAACGGCTATTTTTCTACCCGCAACCTCTCGCAGGGGCAGCGTAAACGCCTCGCGCTGGTCGTAACCTATCTGGAGGATCGCCCTTTCTACCTGTTCGATGAGTGGGCGGCCGATCAGGATCCCTTATTCAAACGCGTCTTCTATCAGGAACTTCTGCCCGAATTAGCCGCGCGTGGTAAGGCGGTATTGGCGATCACACATGATGATCGTTTTTTCCACTTGGCCGATCATTGTATCAAGCTCGAGAACGGTCGGCTCATCGCTGATGAAGGTAATGCTGTTTAG